CATGCAGTCCATTATGACTGTCCTGCAAGAGCAACTTAGAAGTCTCAACCCTCTGTCTTCTCCCAATAGCCCCTCAAGTCTTTTCAGATAATTATTGAATTCCCTTCAGAAATCAGTGATCAATCTGCCCCTACGACACTTAGCAATTCCAGAACCTCACCATTTGCTGcgaaaaaagattttcctcatgtctgctttggttcttttgccaatcgctttaaatctatgccctctggttctcaacGTTTCCAAAAACGGGAACACTTTCTTCCTCCGCTACTCTGTCTAGATCCCTTATGATTTTGAAAACTCAtatcaaacctcctctcaacgttgtctaaggagaacaatcccaacttttcctttttttttaaaaataatttttattcaaattttcacaaaaaagaaaacaataacagaaaattctaagaacaaaaaaaacagatcccccccccccccccccccccccgctgtaaatacaaaagagaaacaataaattaacgcctgtCGTTGGCaagaaacagatattcaacccaaaacaaaaacaaagagacaccccccccagggttgctgctgctgctgaccttttgtttttaccattctgccgggagatctaggaatggttgccttgtactgacccccttagggaaaatttcaccctctccaatttaataaaccccgccatatcgttgatccaggcctcaacgcttgggggcctcgcatccttccactgaagtagaatcctccgccgggctactagggacgcaaaggccagaacaccggcctctttcgcctactgcgctcccagctccactgcaaccccaaatattgcgagtccccagcctggattgaccctggatcctaccaccctcgataccgtccttgctacaccttccaaaattcccccagcgctgggcatgcccagaacatgtggacatggtttgctgggctccctgagcacctaatacacctgtcctcagtcccagaaaaccggctcatccttgtcccggtcatatgagccctatgcagcaccttaaactgtatgaggctaagcctcgcacatgaagaggagttcaccctttctcgggcatccgcccacgtcccctcctcaatctcctcacccagctcctcctcccatttacccttcagctcctccaccgaggcctcgtctacctcctgcatcaccaggtacacttccgagatcctcccctctccagcccacacccccgagagcaccctgtcctgaaccccacacggtggcagcagagggaactccgccacctgccgcctgacaaacgcccttacctgcatgtacctaaaggtgttccccgggggagcccaaacttcccttccagctcacccaagatcgcaaacttcccgtctatgaacaggtcccccagcctcctggcacctgccctgtgccaactcaggaacccgccatcaattctccccgggacaaaccagtggttcccccgtatcggggaccccatcgaggcccccacctcccccctgtgccgtctccattgcccccaaatcttgaggatagctgccaccaccgggcttgttgtatacctcgtcggagggagcggcagcggcgccgttgcaagcgcttccaggctcgtacccacacaggatgccatctccagcctcttccatgccgccctctCCCCGTCCATtccccacttacgcaccatcgctgcgttggcagcccaataatacccacagaggttgggcaacgccagcacccccccccccccccccccccccgtccctgccccgctccaagaacacccttctcacccttggagtcccgtgtgcccacacaaaccccgtaatgctcctgttaacccgcctcaaaaaggccttcgggataaggatggggaggcactggaacaggaacagaaacctcgggagcaccgtcatcttgactgactgcaccctacccgccaaagacagcggcagcatgtcccacctcttaaactcctcctccatttgctccaccagccttgtgaggtttagcttatgcaaggccccccagctcctggccacctgaacccccaagtacctgaagctcctctccgcccttttcactgggagcctcccaatcccccctcctggtcccccgggtgtaccaccaACAGCTCgcctttcccaaagttaagcttataccctgagaaattcccggagaatccccatcaccaccggcatttctcccccccccccccccccccccacccccgggtccaCCACAGACAACAATAGGTCatcgcatagagcgacactcggtgctccttcccaccccggaccagccccctccaatcccccgactccctcagcgccatagccaggggttcaattgccagcgcaaaaagtaggggggacaggggacacccctgcctcgtccctcggtatagtcgaaaacactccgacctcctcttattcgtggccacactcgccatcggggcctcatacaacagcctcacccaactgacaaacccctccccaaacccaaaccttttcagcacctcccacaagtacccccactcgaccctatcaaaggccttctctgcatctagcgccaccactatctccgcctccccttctaccgccggcatcataataacgttcaagagcctccgtatattagtgttcagctgacttcccttcacaaaccccgtttgatcctcgtggataacctgcggaacacaatcttctatcctcgtggttaagatctttgccaacaacttggcgtcctcattcaggagtgagatcagcctgtatgacccacactgcaggggatccttgtctcgcttaaggatcaaggagatcagcgccctagacatcgtcaagggcaaagccctcccctccctcgcctcgttgaaggtcctaaccaacagggggcccagcaggtctgcatacgccttgtaaaattcaaccaggaacccatctggtcccggcaccttccccgactgcatgttccctatccctatgaccagctcctcgagctcaactggtgcccccagaccctccacccgtccctccttcACCcacgggaatctcagccggtccaaaaagcgccccatcccccccttctccgccggaggttcggaccgatatagtctcataaaagtccctgaagaccccattaatgtctacccccctccgcaccacatttcctccctgttccttaacaccaccaatctccctagccgcatcccgcttatggagctggtgtgccagcatcctactcggcttctccccatactcgtacaccgcactctgagcctttctccattgagcctccaccTTTcttgtggtcaacaagtcgaactcagcccaaaggctgcgccgctccctcagcaatccctcctccggggcctccgcgtacctcctgcccaccctcaccatctcccccaccaatctctccctttctctctgctcccctctctcccagtgggcccgaatggagatcaactccccctgaACCACCGCCTTtggcgcctcccagaccatccccactcggacctccccattatcgttggcctccaggtatctctcaatacatcctcgaacccgccccctcacatcctcgtccgccagcagccccacctccaagcgccacaacggccgcTGGTCCAACTTTTCCAATATTGTCTAAGGAGAACAATTCCAACTTTTCCAATCTATCCTTATTCCTGTAAATGTTTTCTGACCATATTCTTCCTAACATATGTTGCTCAGAATTAGACAAATATTCCAATTGAGGGAATATAAAGGTTCTCCATTATTCTCTTGATTTTGTAATCTATACCTTTATATCTGGTCATTTACACAGTGGTTGTTCTCTAATTTAAGTAGAGAAGGTTTTAAGTGACCAGCTGGTTTGTCTCTGTGTGAACAGCGACACGTTGCTGTATTTTGCCCAGGAAGCTCAGCGTAGGAGATCGGAGCAAACAAATTTGTGGAGTGAACCCCAGGATACATCCCACACGGAGAGAGATGATGACCGGGAACTATACAACATGTTGCAGAAACGGGCCAAGACACGAAGGGGCTCTCAGGTGAGCTGTGAGTTTCCGTTAAATTCAGCTTTCCATTGACAACGACATGCATTCAAATATCAATTTTAATGCATGGGCCCTGTAGGAATCCACAAATGAATTAAGAATCATTTAGATCAGTACTTGAACCAGCACAACACACAGGGCTGTGGgcaagggctggaaaatgggattagaatagatcggtgggccggcacagacacgatgggctgaagggtctctgtgctgtaaaactattACAAATCAGATATGGGACAGGACGGTGGTTAGAGCGGttaggaacttcattgcagtgttaatataagtggacttgtgacactaacacagGTTATTATTAAGGAGGAAATCTCTCAGGAGGCGCTCAGCTCGGTGAGGGTTCAGCCACTATGGGTAGGATGAAGGGAGAGGGTCTGTACAACAGGCTAGAGTTGGAGGATTGTAGTGTTTGGGTTTGTAGGATTGGTGGAGATGATTCCATGGAGGGATTTaatcaggatgagaattttaaaccaAAGGTACAGTGGAACTGGGAGTCAAGGTGCatcagtgaggggggaggtgatagaCAAACAGAATGGTCAGTGTCTCACCATTTGAATTTGTCCAAACTGTAAATGACTTCATCAATCCCCTCCAGGGGGCAGAGCAATGCTCTGGGTTGGGAAAACCCTGGGACAGAATGCAGTGATCTATTGCAGATAAAACACTCCCTCCTTTCTCCTAGGGTTACCGTCGCCTTAGCATTGACATACACGCAGCGCGACAGGAACGCAGGGATGTATTGGAGAAGTGGAAGATGATTCTAGAAAACCTGGGTAACTAAAAATGTTTTATCTCAAACTTTCCGCTTCCCTGAACATCCGTCTCCTCCTTCCCACCCTTCCCCTTTGTTATCCTTCTgttcttctctccctctctctagctccctctctctgtccccctcactcactttccctctcactcactttccCTTTCCCTCGTCTTCGCCCCCTCGCTGACCGTTTCatgctctccctctccctctctctctcaaactctaTCTCTCCCCTCTATCTCCTGGTGCCCCACTCCTTCTGTCTACCtctctgttttttctctctctgtgtctccctctcactttCTCACTCCACCCTCCTCTATCCCTCCCCTCCGCCTGAACCATCTCTTTCTCTTTACTCCGTTCCTACCTTTTCTCTATCCCTCCTAtttctcagtccccctctcccctcctgcaGAAATTATCCCAGGCCCAGATTGCTATCCATTCAAAATCAGCTCTGTGCTGCATTGTTGCAATGTTCTGTCTCGATGCCAGTCTTGGTGACTATGTTGTTTTGCAGGTTTCTATGCAGAGTCTGAAATGCTTTTGAATGTGACATCTGTCAGCTCCTACAGCAGCATGCGGAACGCACCCCAGGCAAAGAAACTGCTGGACATTCTAGCAGAAGAAACCTcaatatttgaaaataaaatgcCGGCAGAGAGATACATATTTGTTctggtgggtgagtggggggaaCACaaaggggaaggaggtggggagagatggaggagatggggaggacTGAGGAAGATagaaggataggggagggggggggggggtggatttggaGGGAGGGCAGGCCGTGAGCAACCAATATATTCAATATTGGTGGTGACATTGTAAAGCCCAATCCTGAAATTGAAATTTAGTTGGAAAATCTGAATTTAAAACCAATAAAGTTCACAACAGAGagtgagaccattcagcccatcgggtctgtgctTGGATGGATGTGACAGTCCCGTTAAATGTCAGCATCACCAATCATGGTGCATTGGCAGGGACTGTCCCCTATAATCAGTAACTGGGCCCTGTCCCCTATAAGCAGTGACAAAATCAGGGTTAACGGAGTCCCATTTGAAGATTGAATCGGCTGTGTACAGGTGGAGGAAGATGATGCTCCATTAACCAGCACCTCGGGCAACAGAGTCAGTGGTGATATTGAGGGTGGCTGAAATAGAGGAATGTGGCAATAAAGTTAGAGATAATTTGTGGTTTATTCAGGACCGTCTAATCACTCTGGATGCTGCAGAGGACTTCCTGTCGAAGGCTCGGATTTATTATCCCCAGATTGATCAGAGCCCCAAGatggagcagcaggaagaggaaTCGGTTGCTGTTCTGATTAAAAGAACAAATGAAATCAAGTCAGTAACAGATGAAGAACTGGAAGAAGTTGATGAAGACATTCTCCTCTCGAGATCACTGGAACTGTGATTATCAGCCCAATTTGGAATTCcccatcctcgttttccaaagGTCGTCGTGATAGTTCATCATCTTGCCTGCTAGAGTTAGTGGGAGATAAAGAAAGAATTAGCATTTCCAGAGTGCGTTTCACCAGCTCAGGATGTCCCACAGCACCCGACAGCCCACAAAATACTTGTGAATTTTAGTCACTTGGAAACACAACAATCAATGAATGCACAGAAAGATCCCGCAACAGCAATATGATGATGTAATAATCTGTTTtgaatgttggttgagggatacgtTTTGACCAAGAGACCAAGCGGGCTTTCCTCTTCTTAAATACCCTgagaaattcccggagaatccccatcaccaccggcatttctccccccccccccccctcccattaaaTACTGTAATGGGATCTTTGGCCTCCTTCTGAAAGGGTAGATGGGGGGTTCAATTTAACAGTACCTCTGTGGGTAATGAAGGAGTTTAATATTCTctttaaatgcaggttgttgagcTGGAATGTGTACAATGTTTGTGTGAAAGGGGGACTTTCACTGGATTGATTTTGATGATCTAGTTTTGTTTGCGTTTTCTCTGAGCCATTATTGACCTTTGGATGTAAATAAAAAACATATCAAAATATCTTTTGTCTTATTTTTACCACACAAGTGTGGATAACAGCTACACAATACTGAGATCTCAGTGTGGGGGAAAGAAATTTCACATCCTCGGGGAAAGCACGGTGTCTCATTCCGGAGTGTTTGATCTTTAGTTTCTGCTATTTGTGACATTCCTGCACAAGAATTGATTCATTTTTATCCGTTTAAGTGCAAACAGTTTGGaactgggaggggggcgggggcggcgggggggggggaggggggggggggcgggaggggggagggggggggagggggggggggcgggagggggggggggggcgggagggggggggggcggggggggcgggggaggggggggggcggggagggggtggggggggggagggggggcgggggggggagggggggcgggggggcgggggaggggcggaaggggggtgggggggcgggggggcggggcgggggggcgggggggggcgggggtggggcggtggggggggggtgggggcgggggggggggggggtgggggcgggggggggggggtgggggcgggggggggggcggggggggtgggggggggggcggggggggtgggggggggggggggcgggggggg
The DNA window shown above is from Scyliorhinus canicula chromosome 19, sScyCan1.1, whole genome shotgun sequence and carries:
- the mreg gene encoding melanoregulin; translation: MGNRSIFYRICCSCCGEDEPEEKMPIISDTLLYFAQEAQRRRSEQTNLWSEPQDTSHTERDDDRELYNMLQKRAKTRRGSQGYRRLSIDIHAARQERRDVLEKWKMILENLGFYAESEMLLNVTSVSSYSSMRNAPQAKKLLDILAEETSIFENKMPAERYIFVLDRLITLDAAEDFLSKARIYYPQIDQSPKMEQQEEESVAVLIKRTNEIKSVTDEELEEVDEDILLSRSLEL